Proteins encoded together in one Lathyrus oleraceus cultivar Zhongwan6 chromosome 5, CAAS_Psat_ZW6_1.0, whole genome shotgun sequence window:
- the LOC127085762 gene encoding uncharacterized protein LOC127085762 isoform X2, translated as MTAEFMHNSMVENGEDDPMVYPDELEMLLNKKMAFRVKNQSKTEYAKLVPNKENLETSAQTLSASGENDSESIILMTPAKDVVIADKGEEVDFEASGATQLSGTKPSKKLKIEPSS; from the exons atgactgctgaatttatgcataactctatggtggag aatggagaagatgatccaatggtttatcctgatgagcttgaaatgctgttgaataagaaaatggcttttagagttaag aatcagtctaaaactgaatatgcaaagttggtccctaacaaagaaaatttggaaacttccgca caaacattatctgcatctggtgaaaatgattcagaatcaatcattctaatgactccggctaaggatgttgtaattgctgacaagggtgaagaagttgattttgaagcgtctggcgctacgcaattatcaggcaccaaaccatccaagaaattaaagatagaaccatcttcttaa
- the LOC127085762 gene encoding uncharacterized protein LOC127085762 isoform X1, with protein MTAEFMHNSMVENGEDDPMVYPDELEMLLNKKMAFRVKVQPTFSQAFVWKLCDDEVFVKEIENDYIVEDNQSKTEYAKLVPNKENLETSAQTLSASGENDSESIILMTPAKDVVIADKGEEVDFEASGATQLSGTKPSKKLKIEPSS; from the exons atgactgctgaatttatgcataactctatggtggag aatggagaagatgatccaatggtttatcctgatgagcttgaaatgctgttgaataagaaaatggcttttagagttaaggtgcagccaacgttttcccaagcgtttgtttggaagctttgtgatgatgaagtctttgttaaagagattgaaaatgactacatagtagaagac aatcagtctaaaactgaatatgcaaagttggtccctaacaaagaaaatttggaaacttccgca caaacattatctgcatctggtgaaaatgattcagaatcaatcattctaatgactccggctaaggatgttgtaattgctgacaagggtgaagaagttgattttgaagcgtctggcgctacgcaattatcaggcaccaaaccatccaagaaattaaagatagaaccatcttcttaa